Proteins encoded together in one Chthonomonadales bacterium window:
- a CDS encoding creatininase family protein, giving the protein MSDAGAREVRWERLLPAEYRAAMETLPVAFLPLGTVEWHGEHNALGLDALKAQALCERVALRVGGVVHPPVFGGMGGLDKPATVVLEGEDAWESHLLRPWLEALCREFHRQGFRAIVMLTGHYGHNQQIVVREAGARMTERLQIPVLGTPEYWLAQDAGYLGDHAGIGETSLLMDLHPQLVAIERLRDDAEYGATDAIEKGASAALGRRYADLIVERLARVAAAMPAWSEETCAAFARAERALVAAQVRGWRLRHAWAAWEHIAERGLVYYGAWLAAGRFDRIEEMASCLL; this is encoded by the coding sequence ATGAGCGACGCAGGAGCGCGCGAGGTTCGATGGGAGCGGCTGCTGCCCGCGGAGTACCGGGCGGCCATGGAGACGCTGCCGGTGGCCTTCCTGCCGCTGGGCACCGTGGAGTGGCACGGCGAGCACAACGCGCTCGGCCTGGACGCGCTCAAGGCGCAAGCGCTCTGCGAGCGCGTGGCGCTCCGGGTCGGCGGGGTGGTGCATCCTCCGGTCTTCGGCGGGATGGGCGGGCTCGACAAGCCGGCGACGGTGGTGCTGGAGGGGGAGGATGCCTGGGAGAGCCACCTGCTGCGCCCGTGGTTGGAGGCACTCTGCCGGGAGTTCCATCGGCAGGGCTTCCGGGCCATCGTGATGCTGACGGGCCACTACGGCCACAACCAGCAGATCGTGGTGCGCGAGGCGGGCGCGCGGATGACGGAGCGGCTCCAGATCCCGGTCCTGGGCACGCCGGAGTACTGGCTGGCGCAGGACGCCGGCTACCTGGGCGACCATGCGGGCATCGGGGAGACCTCGCTGCTGATGGACCTGCACCCGCAACTGGTGGCCATCGAACGGCTGCGCGACGATGCCGAATATGGAGCGACGGACGCCATCGAGAAGGGCGCGTCCGCCGCGCTTGGTCGGCGCTACGCCGACCTCATCGTGGAGCGACTGGCGCGCGTGGCCGCCGCGATGCCGGCGTGGAGCGAGGAGACATGCGCCGCCTTCGCGCGCGCGGAACGGGCGCTGGTGGCGGCGCAGGTGCGCGGATGGCGGCTTCGGCACGCCTGGGCAGCGTGGGAGCACATCGCGGAGCGCGGACTGGTGTACTACGGCGCCTGGCTGGCCGCCGGGCGCTTCGACCGGATCGAGGAGATGGCATCCTGCTTGCTCTGA
- a CDS encoding VOC family protein → MQKVIPCLWYDGRAEEAASFYVGLLPDSRIDRVVRSPADTPSGPAGSVLVVEFTLAGNPYVALNGGPQFPFTEAVSFQIYCDDQAEVDRLWSALSEGGAEVQCGWVKDRWGLSWQVVPRRLMELMGDPDPGRARRAMEAMMGMVKIDIAGIERAADAP, encoded by the coding sequence ATGCAGAAGGTCATCCCGTGCCTATGGTATGACGGCCGCGCCGAGGAGGCCGCATCGTTCTACGTGGGCCTGCTTCCCGATTCGCGCATCGACCGCGTCGTCCGGTCCCCCGCCGATACGCCGAGCGGCCCGGCAGGGTCCGTTCTGGTCGTCGAGTTCACGCTGGCGGGCAACCCGTACGTGGCGCTGAACGGCGGCCCGCAGTTCCCGTTCACGGAGGCAGTGTCCTTCCAGATCTACTGCGACGATCAGGCGGAGGTGGATCGTCTCTGGTCGGCCCTTTCGGAGGGCGGCGCCGAGGTGCAGTGCGGCTGGGTGAAGGATCGATGGGGGCTGTCGTGGCAGGTGGTTCCCAGGCGGCTCATGGAGTTGATGGGGGACCCGGACCCCGGGCGCGCACGCCGGGCGATGGAGGCGATGATGGGGATGGTGAAGATCGACATCGCGGGGATCGAGCGCGCCGCCGACGCCCCATGA